A window from Drosophila subobscura isolate 14011-0131.10 chromosome O, UCBerk_Dsub_1.0, whole genome shotgun sequence encodes these proteins:
- the LOC117898499 gene encoding LOW QUALITY PROTEIN: uncharacterized protein LOC117898499 (The sequence of the model RefSeq protein was modified relative to this genomic sequence to represent the inferred CDS: substituted 1 base at 1 genomic stop codon) → MSMRVLLLLQILLLWFCSLMNGETNCKANRKKAAVSEGIYQPGRTFIIVRTYFNXALSIRCCQLTRPSLDKGNAECKSTLNLPSGRIFNFAELYTINMCIEECNYIASGYTDADPPYRLDLANIRHNLEEIMPQPQLESVPFMMDAYNKCEIFRTLHAGRFTLHLPDIEFIEEPCNPFALQLTICVRMLAMQKCPSRFYLDTEECRLARNYFTQCVGDIETNLS, encoded by the exons ATGTCAATGCGGgtacttctgctgctgcaaatt TTGCTGTTATGGTTCTGTTCGCTAATGAATGGAGAGACCAACTGCAAGGCGAACAGAAAAAAGGCAGCTGTAAGTGAGGGAATCTACCAACCAGGGAGAACTTTTATTATAGTCAGAACCTATTTCAATTAGGCCTTGTCAATCAGATGCTGTCAATTAACACGTCCCAGCCTGGATAAAGGCAATGCTGAATGCAAAAGCACTCTGAACCTGCCCTCAGGCAGGATTTTCAACTTTGCCGAACTCTACACGATCAATATG TGCATTGAGGAGTGCAACTATATAGCCTCTGGCTACACTGACGCTGATCCGCCCTATCGCCTGGATCTGGCCAACATCCGCCACAACCTGGAGGAGATaatgccacagccgcagctggAGTCAGTGCCCTTCATGATGGATGCATACAATAAGTGTGAGATATTTCGCACGCTGCATGCGGGACGCTTCACACTCCACCTGCCGGATATTGAATTCATCGAGGAGCCGTGCAACCCGTTTGCCCTGCAGCTCACCATCTGCGTGCGAATGTTGGCCATGCAGAAGTGCCCGAGTCGCTTCTACCTGGACACCGAGGAGTGTCGACTCGCGAGAAACTATTTCACACAGTGTGTCGGCGATATTGAAACAAATCTTAGCTAG